The Natrinema sp. HArc-T2 genome has a segment encoding these proteins:
- a CDS encoding DUF373 family protein: MLLVLCVDLDDDLGRKTGFSTPVIGRDPVEEAAVALATADPEDSDVNVIFQGLHIYDDLAERDESVEVAVVTGNDQGDVSANREVGDEVDTVLASLSTGEDVTALVITDGAQDESVIPIIRSRVPIDGVRRVVVRQAQNLESMYYTIKQVLDDPETRGTVLIPLGILLLIYPLALVGAVLNLPGLVLGTTSTLLGLYLISRGLGLGDRLDTAVERARRSLYAGRTTLFAYVVAAALFVLGGVSGHDSLEAVRTSTGGDLEAPVMLAALVYGSIHWFAAAGLTTSLGQITDEYIAGSLEWRYLNAPFYVLSIAVVLHAVSAFFLGKVEIAYLAAALTAGTVLGIASTLTFAVAESRLSDAGREEGTRQADRV; this comes from the coding sequence ATGCTGCTGGTCCTCTGTGTCGACCTCGACGACGATCTCGGCCGCAAGACCGGCTTCTCGACGCCGGTCATCGGTCGCGACCCGGTCGAGGAGGCAGCCGTCGCCCTCGCGACCGCGGATCCGGAGGACTCGGACGTCAACGTTATCTTCCAGGGGTTGCACATCTACGACGATCTCGCCGAGCGCGACGAGAGCGTCGAGGTCGCCGTCGTCACCGGTAACGATCAGGGCGACGTCAGCGCCAACCGCGAGGTCGGCGACGAGGTCGACACCGTCCTCGCGAGCCTCTCGACCGGCGAAGACGTCACCGCACTCGTGATCACCGACGGCGCACAGGACGAATCCGTCATCCCGATCATCCGCTCGCGGGTGCCCATCGACGGCGTTCGCCGGGTCGTCGTTCGGCAGGCTCAGAACTTAGAGTCGATGTACTACACGATCAAACAGGTGTTAGACGACCCCGAGACGCGCGGGACAGTCCTCATCCCGCTTGGCATTCTCCTGTTGATCTACCCGCTCGCACTGGTCGGAGCCGTCCTGAACCTCCCCGGGCTCGTGTTGGGAACGACGTCGACGCTGCTCGGCCTGTATCTCATCTCGCGCGGGCTCGGCCTCGGCGATCGACTCGACACAGCGGTCGAACGCGCTCGCCGATCGCTGTATGCCGGTCGGACGACCCTGTTTGCGTACGTCGTCGCCGCCGCTCTGTTCGTTCTCGGAGGCGTCAGCGGACACGACAGCCTCGAGGCCGTCCGGACATCGACCGGTGGCGACCTCGAGGCTCCCGTCATGCTCGCCGCGCTCGTCTACGGCTCGATTCACTGGTTTGCCGCTGCCGGACTGACGACCAGTCTCGGCCAGATTACCGACGAGTACATCGCTGGCTCGCTCGAGTGGCGCTATCTCAATGCGCCCTTTTACGTACTCTCGATCGCGGTCGTCCTCCACGCGGTGAGCGCGTTCTTCCTCGGCAAGGTCGAGATCGCTTATCTGGCGGCAGCGCTGACGGCAGGGACGGTACTCGGAATCGCAAGTACGCTTACGTTTGCCGTCGCGGAATCACGACTGTCCGACGCGGGGCGTGAGGAGGGAACGCGACAGGCCGATCGGGTCTGA
- a CDS encoding radical SAM protein: MISKGCEQCAKGGKMVLFVYGYCDQRDCFYCPLGENRKNVTDVYANERLVEDDEDVLTEAHRMDALGTSITGGEPQEALGRTCHYLELLKDEFGEDHHTHLYTGITGGRENMRRLSEAGLDEIRFHPPLEQWGNLHGSEWEEILYIAREEGLTPAFEIPGIRAEEEFLEFLDEGAAEFCNVNEFEMSDGNYRRMQEQGFELKEDHMSAVDGSREDILEAMGDHERVYFCTSVFKDAAQHRRRLKRMARNVRREFDDVTDDGTLVYGKTYADPERLEALGVPEEFYTVKTNHVEVAWWLLEEMIEEGDLEDGEIVEQYPTYDGQVVERTPLA, from the coding sequence ATGATCTCGAAGGGCTGTGAGCAGTGCGCGAAAGGTGGGAAGATGGTGCTGTTCGTCTACGGCTACTGCGACCAGCGCGACTGCTTTTACTGCCCGCTCGGCGAGAATCGCAAGAACGTCACCGACGTCTACGCCAACGAGCGACTCGTCGAAGACGACGAGGACGTCCTCACCGAAGCCCACCGGATGGACGCGCTCGGCACGTCGATCACCGGCGGCGAACCTCAGGAGGCACTGGGACGGACCTGTCACTACCTCGAGTTGCTCAAAGACGAGTTCGGCGAGGACCACCATACTCACCTCTACACCGGAATTACGGGTGGTCGCGAGAACATGCGACGGCTCTCCGAAGCGGGCTTGGACGAGATTCGCTTCCACCCACCACTCGAGCAGTGGGGTAACCTCCACGGTTCCGAGTGGGAGGAGATCCTCTATATCGCCCGCGAAGAAGGCCTCACGCCCGCCTTCGAGATTCCCGGCATCCGCGCCGAAGAGGAGTTCCTCGAGTTCTTAGATGAAGGCGCAGCGGAGTTCTGTAACGTCAACGAGTTCGAGATGAGCGACGGGAACTACCGTCGGATGCAGGAACAGGGGTTCGAACTCAAAGAAGACCACATGAGCGCCGTCGACGGCTCCCGCGAGGACATCCTCGAGGCCATGGGCGACCACGAACGAGTCTACTTCTGTACCTCCGTGTTCAAGGACGCGGCCCAGCACCGCCGCCGCCTGAAGCGCATGGCCCGCAACGTCCGCCGCGAATTCGACGACGTCACCGACGACGGTACCCTCGTCTACGGGAAGACCTACGCCGACCCCGAACGACTCGAGGCCCTCGGTGTCCCCGAGGAATTCTACACCGTCAAGACGAACCACGTCGAAGTCGCCTGGTGGCTCCTCGAAGAGATGATCGAGGAAGGCGATCTCGAAGACGGCGAGATCGTCGAGCAGTATCCGACCTACGATGGCCAGGTCGTCGAGCGGACGCCGTTAGCGTAG
- a CDS encoding helix-turn-helix transcriptional regulator, translated as MQSSNPTAEADPKQVIRLTVRDNGDVRWTIESRFLLTNESETAVFREYADQVEAGERPIKSDPEQFEHFRRIAQQETGREMSIEDVQWNEPRIIDSSTDGDDSNEVATTNEDVQIGVVSYSFTWTNFATVDSDRIHVGDAFQSEHGTWMGLTAGQRLVIEAPSKYALETPTQLSWDGPYDFTTDELEIVFVRTGTVPLSMSGWLIGGALVIVAAIGTGGYLLAQRDGKIESQIPTDRLPSLKWIGFGDRDPNDHATPATDTANRSEPATGVNSSSGSTTTGKSVAEDSDGERGHGTSLEFEESDHHDIDPELLSDEERVLRLLKQNGGRMKQASIVSETGWSNAKVSQLLSKMDDDGEIEKLRIGRENLITLPGVDLTNFD; from the coding sequence GTGCAGTCGAGTAATCCCACAGCAGAAGCCGATCCAAAGCAGGTAATCCGGCTCACCGTTCGCGATAACGGTGACGTTCGCTGGACGATCGAAAGTCGGTTTCTCCTCACGAATGAGAGCGAGACTGCTGTCTTTCGAGAGTACGCCGATCAGGTCGAGGCCGGCGAGCGACCTATCAAATCCGACCCCGAACAGTTCGAGCACTTCCGCCGCATCGCTCAACAAGAAACCGGTCGTGAGATGTCGATCGAAGACGTTCAGTGGAACGAACCACGCATCATCGATTCGTCGACTGATGGTGACGACAGCAATGAAGTAGCGACCACAAACGAGGACGTCCAGATCGGTGTGGTCTCATATTCGTTCACCTGGACGAACTTCGCAACCGTCGACAGTGATCGAATCCACGTCGGTGACGCGTTCCAGTCGGAACACGGAACGTGGATGGGGTTGACTGCGGGGCAGCGTCTCGTCATCGAAGCGCCGTCCAAGTATGCCCTCGAGACACCGACGCAACTCTCCTGGGACGGTCCCTATGACTTTACTACCGACGAACTCGAGATCGTGTTCGTTCGGACCGGGACCGTTCCGCTGTCGATGTCGGGGTGGCTGATCGGGGGCGCCCTCGTAATCGTCGCTGCCATCGGGACCGGCGGCTACCTGTTGGCTCAACGTGACGGCAAGATCGAATCGCAGATACCGACCGATCGACTGCCATCGCTGAAGTGGATCGGGTTCGGCGACCGCGATCCCAACGACCATGCCACGCCGGCCACGGATACCGCCAACCGGTCCGAGCCCGCAACCGGTGTGAACTCGTCGTCTGGTTCGACGACAACTGGCAAGTCTGTCGCTGAGGATAGCGATGGTGAACGTGGGCACGGAACGAGCCTCGAGTTCGAAGAATCCGACCACCACGACATCGATCCCGAACTGTTGAGTGACGAGGAGCGCGTCCTCCGCCTGCTCAAACAAAACGGCGGTCGGATGAAACAGGCGTCTATCGTCTCTGAAACCGGCTGGTCGAACGCCAAGGTTTCGCAGTTGCTGTCGAAGATGGACGACGACGGCGAGATCGAGAAACTCCGCATCGGGCGGGAGAATCTCATCACGTTGCCGGGCGTCGACCTGACCAATTTCGACTGA
- a CDS encoding type IV pilin N-terminal domain-containing protein, which translates to MTEETDFATATDTRATSPIVGVLMVIALTVCLAAVIAVSVGAWSLEPASPTTTFELSADGNNSAIVITHVTGDPIDVETLSVTIAINGTTLAAQPPVPFVGASGFDGTPEGPFNAKSDTTWTAGERAGVSIAGTNSPTLAAGDSVSVTLAVDGREVATLEATAS; encoded by the coding sequence GTGACCGAGGAGACGGACTTCGCTACGGCTACCGACACGCGTGCCACGAGCCCGATCGTCGGGGTACTCATGGTGATTGCACTCACCGTCTGCCTGGCAGCTGTCATCGCAGTCAGCGTCGGGGCGTGGTCACTCGAGCCGGCCAGTCCAACCACGACATTCGAACTGTCAGCCGATGGGAACAACTCTGCAATCGTGATCACGCACGTCACGGGAGATCCCATCGATGTCGAGACGCTGTCAGTCACGATCGCGATCAACGGCACGACGCTGGCTGCACAACCACCGGTTCCGTTTGTCGGTGCGAGTGGGTTCGACGGGACGCCTGAGGGCCCGTTCAACGCGAAAAGCGACACGACGTGGACGGCAGGAGAGCGTGCCGGCGTGTCGATCGCCGGGACGAACAGTCCAACGCTTGCAGCGGGCGACTCGGTCAGCGTCACGCTCGCCGTCGACGGGCGAGAAGTGGCTACCCTCGAGGCGACGGCAAGCTGA
- a CDS encoding methyltransferase domain-containing protein: protein MGLLENKARARLFYKYLSRVYDQVNPFIWTEEMRNDALSLLDIEEEMTVLDVGCGTGFATEGLLEHVDEVYALDQSEHQLEQAYEKFGKRAPPVHFHRGDAERLPFATDTFDVVWSSGSIEYWPNPILALREFRRVLKPGGQVLVVGPNYPDNVVSQLLADSIMLFYDEYEADQMFKTAGFEEVKHAFMGPSYDPDVAITTIGRAPK, encoded by the coding sequence ATGGGACTTCTCGAGAACAAGGCCCGTGCCCGACTGTTTTATAAGTACCTCTCGCGGGTCTACGATCAGGTGAACCCCTTCATCTGGACCGAGGAGATGCGCAACGATGCGCTCTCCCTGCTCGATATCGAGGAGGAGATGACCGTCCTCGACGTCGGCTGTGGGACCGGCTTCGCGACCGAAGGCTTGCTCGAGCACGTCGACGAGGTTTATGCGCTCGACCAGAGTGAACACCAGCTCGAACAGGCCTACGAGAAGTTCGGCAAACGCGCACCGCCGGTTCACTTCCATCGGGGTGACGCCGAACGACTGCCGTTCGCGACGGATACGTTCGACGTCGTCTGGTCATCGGGTTCGATCGAGTACTGGCCGAATCCGATCCTCGCGCTTCGGGAGTTCCGCCGCGTCCTCAAACCCGGCGGACAGGTCCTCGTCGTCGGGCCGAACTATCCCGATAACGTCGTCAGCCAACTGCTGGCCGACTCGATCATGCTCTTTTACGACGAATACGAGGCCGATCAGATGTTCAAGACCGCCGGCTTCGAGGAGGTCAAACACGCCTTCATGGGCCCGTCGTACGACCCCGACGTCGCGATCACGACGATCGGTCGCGCGCCGAAATAA
- the ahaH gene encoding ATP synthase archaeal subunit H: MPRPEVLERIKSVEDEADEIVALAENDRDERIAEARKRAEEIRTEAEQEAQEVKERRLEEAREEIDAECEQVLEEGEQEREALAERARDRVDEVTDHVVELFQEDVHAQT, translated from the coding sequence ATGCCGAGGCCAGAGGTTCTCGAACGAATTAAGTCGGTCGAAGACGAGGCCGACGAGATCGTCGCATTGGCAGAAAACGACCGCGACGAGCGAATAGCCGAGGCCCGGAAACGTGCCGAGGAAATTCGCACAGAAGCGGAACAGGAGGCGCAGGAGGTAAAAGAGCGCCGTCTGGAGGAAGCTCGCGAAGAGATCGATGCGGAATGCGAGCAGGTCCTCGAAGAAGGAGAACAGGAGCGCGAGGCACTCGCCGAGCGCGCCCGTGACCGGGTCGACGAAGTGACCGACCACGTCGTCGAACTGTTCCAGGAGGACGTCCATGCTCAGACCTGA
- a CDS encoding V-type ATP synthase subunit I: MLRPERMSKVSVTGSRGVMPTVIETIHGLNLVHLSDYDGSWEGFDNGNPIAGADQASEKLVTVRALQSTLELSTDEAEPGSIDEEWEARLEEIRTRVNELDDRRGEITNELRQIDEKINRVAPFAELGIDLDLLSGYETVDVVVVEGDVDAIEDAVAATDEIRAFETFTGGDVVAIVAAPTEDTDEAPIDDALVGVDVTRHEVPETEQSPDAYVAELEDEKQSLESRRDEIDAELEEIKQAEADFLLRVEERLTIEVQQAEAPLQFATTDRAFIAEGWIPTDDYDRLVATLNDAVGDSVEIEELERADYDRHGAHAHTEDVQEGAPSAADEEDESPAEADDQQQKAVTDGGSTVTMGDEPPTIQNNPGPAKPFELLVQAVNRPKYSELDPTVFLFLTFPAFFGFMIGDAGYGIIYMALGGYMATQVDSEAISSLGGVAVWAGLFTTIFGFIYGEIFGLHILGEVVWHDMLNVELLPLNKGLEPAAADFALGWMVISVLAGILHLNIGYILDFYENLSHGFKDALFHSGSWILMLNGIWVWIFSTQGESAKPNFLFTTFASDGPFPIGFTGFPEWGLVTIPGLDFLLTAPLLAFLIGLVMLIVSEPVEAVEALDVVVNVFSYTRMGAVLLAKAGMAFVVNLLFFGAYEDPNGEFHFLRTHEPSYVAEHYGEGAEVVFNGLMHSGTAALLGGLVILVLGHVVVLALGVTSAGLQAVRLEYVEFFNKFYEGGGENYEPFGTDRNHTEDY; this comes from the coding sequence ATGCTCAGACCTGAACGGATGAGCAAGGTCTCGGTGACCGGTTCCCGGGGCGTTATGCCCACGGTCATCGAGACGATCCACGGACTGAACCTGGTACATCTCTCGGACTACGACGGCTCGTGGGAGGGCTTCGACAACGGCAATCCCATCGCCGGCGCCGATCAGGCATCCGAGAAGTTGGTGACCGTCCGCGCCCTCCAGAGCACCCTGGAGCTGTCGACCGACGAGGCCGAACCGGGGAGCATCGACGAGGAGTGGGAAGCGCGACTCGAGGAGATCCGCACGCGGGTCAACGAACTCGACGATCGCCGCGGAGAAATCACCAACGAGCTGCGACAGATCGACGAGAAGATCAACCGCGTCGCGCCCTTTGCGGAACTGGGCATCGACCTCGACCTGCTGTCGGGGTACGAGACGGTCGACGTGGTCGTCGTCGAAGGTGACGTCGACGCGATCGAGGACGCCGTCGCCGCGACCGACGAGATTCGGGCCTTCGAGACGTTCACCGGTGGCGATGTCGTGGCGATCGTCGCCGCACCTACCGAGGACACCGACGAGGCGCCGATCGACGACGCACTGGTCGGTGTCGACGTCACCCGACACGAGGTGCCCGAGACCGAGCAGAGTCCCGACGCGTACGTCGCAGAGCTCGAGGACGAAAAGCAATCCCTCGAGTCCCGACGTGACGAGATCGACGCGGAACTCGAGGAGATCAAACAGGCGGAAGCCGACTTCCTCCTGCGCGTCGAAGAGCGGCTGACGATCGAGGTCCAGCAGGCGGAAGCGCCGCTGCAGTTCGCGACGACCGATCGCGCGTTCATCGCGGAGGGCTGGATCCCGACCGACGACTACGACCGACTCGTCGCTACGTTGAACGACGCAGTCGGCGACAGCGTCGAGATCGAAGAACTCGAGCGGGCCGATTACGACCGCCACGGCGCACACGCCCACACTGAAGACGTACAGGAGGGCGCGCCGTCGGCAGCCGACGAAGAGGACGAATCGCCCGCCGAAGCGGACGACCAACAGCAGAAAGCGGTTACCGACGGTGGCTCGACGGTCACGATGGGCGACGAGCCGCCGACGATCCAGAACAATCCGGGTCCAGCGAAGCCGTTCGAACTGCTCGTGCAGGCAGTCAACCGGCCGAAATACAGCGAACTGGATCCGACGGTCTTCCTGTTCCTGACGTTCCCGGCGTTCTTCGGGTTCATGATCGGTGACGCCGGCTACGGCATCATCTACATGGCCCTCGGAGGCTACATGGCAACGCAGGTCGACAGCGAAGCGATATCCAGTCTCGGCGGCGTCGCCGTCTGGGCTGGTCTGTTCACGACCATCTTCGGGTTCATCTACGGCGAGATCTTCGGACTGCACATCCTCGGAGAGGTCGTCTGGCACGACATGCTGAACGTCGAGCTGCTCCCGCTGAACAAGGGACTTGAGCCGGCAGCGGCCGACTTCGCGCTTGGCTGGATGGTCATTAGCGTGCTGGCCGGGATTCTCCACCTCAACATTGGATACATCCTGGACTTCTACGAGAACCTCAGCCACGGCTTCAAAGACGCCCTCTTCCACAGTGGATCCTGGATCCTGATGCTCAACGGCATCTGGGTCTGGATCTTCTCGACGCAGGGCGAGAGTGCGAAGCCGAACTTCCTGTTCACGACGTTCGCAAGCGACGGGCCGTTCCCGATCGGCTTCACCGGGTTCCCGGAGTGGGGACTCGTCACGATCCCAGGACTCGATTTCCTGTTGACGGCCCCGCTGCTGGCCTTCTTGATCGGGCTCGTGATGCTGATCGTCAGCGAACCCGTCGAGGCCGTCGAAGCGCTCGACGTCGTCGTGAACGTCTTCTCGTACACCCGGATGGGCGCAGTGTTGCTCGCGAAGGCCGGTATGGCGTTCGTGGTCAACCTGCTGTTCTTCGGCGCCTACGAGGACCCCAACGGGGAGTTCCACTTCCTTCGAACGCACGAGCCGAGCTACGTCGCCGAACACTACGGCGAGGGTGCCGAGGTCGTCTTCAACGGCCTCATGCACTCGGGCACTGCTGCCCTACTCGGCGGACTTGTGATTCTCGTACTCGGACACGTGGTCGTGCTAGCACTTGGCGTGACAAGCGCCGGCTTACAGGCCGTTCGTCTCGAGTACGTCGAATTCTTTAACAAGTTTTATGAAGGCGGTGGGGAGAACTACGAACCGTTCGGAACCGATCGAAACCACACTGAGGACTACTAA
- a CDS encoding V-type ATP synthase subunit E → MSLDTVVKDIRDEANARAEDIRAEGETRAEEIESAAESDAEDILADAEAAVDREIDQLREQRLSSAKLEAKQKRLEARRDVLGEVREAVEAELAALEGDTREELTRELLEAASDEFDAGDDVSVYGRSDDQALLESIVDEYDGYEYAGDVDCLGGVVVESEQSRVRVNNTFDSVLEDVWEDNLQEISNRLFEQ, encoded by the coding sequence ATGAGTTTGGACACAGTCGTCAAAGACATTCGAGACGAGGCCAACGCGCGTGCGGAGGACATCCGCGCGGAGGGCGAAACGCGCGCCGAGGAGATCGAATCGGCCGCCGAGTCCGACGCCGAGGATATCCTCGCCGACGCGGAAGCTGCGGTCGACCGCGAAATCGACCAACTCCGCGAACAGCGTCTCTCCAGTGCGAAGCTGGAGGCGAAACAGAAGCGTCTGGAGGCCCGCCGTGACGTCCTCGGAGAGGTCCGGGAAGCAGTCGAGGCCGAACTCGCCGCCCTCGAGGGCGACACTCGCGAGGAACTGACCCGCGAGCTGCTCGAGGCCGCAAGCGACGAGTTCGACGCAGGTGACGACGTCAGCGTCTATGGTCGCAGCGACGACCAGGCACTGCTCGAGTCGATCGTCGACGAGTACGACGGCTACGAGTACGCCGGAGACGTCGACTGTCTCGGCGGCGTCGTCGTCGAGAGCGAGCAGTCCCGCGTCCGGGTCAACAACACGTTCGACTCGGTTCTCGAGGACGTGTGGGAGGACAACCTCCAGGAGATCAGCAACCGACTCTTCGAGCAATGA
- a CDS encoding V-type ATP synthase subunit C yields the protein MSAGASNPEYVNARVRSRRASLFSDEDYRKLIRMGPSEIARFMEETEYEREINELGTRFSGVDLIEYALNRNLAKHFDDLIDWSQGRLYDLIARYLRKFDVWNLKTIFRGIYTDSDPEDIRTDLIRAGELEDRTVDRLLEADTIEDAIEVLYGTMYYEALTEAFEEYEETGALVPLENALDREFYENLLADVSRGPGDEPQEGPIANYIEFLQAEIDFRNARNALRLARSGADLDPAAYYIDGGVLFDESDLNRLVGDYDALVDHIAENRHYGDRLSEALDQLRGADSLIQFEHALDAALLEYSDTLSSIYPTSISAVLSYILAKEREVENIRAIARGREVGLDENKIEEELVVL from the coding sequence ATGAGCGCAGGAGCCTCGAATCCGGAATACGTGAACGCTCGCGTTCGGTCGCGCCGAGCCTCGCTGTTCTCGGACGAAGACTATCGCAAGCTGATCCGGATGGGGCCGAGCGAGATCGCGCGGTTCATGGAGGAGACCGAGTACGAACGCGAGATCAACGAGCTCGGAACGCGCTTTTCGGGTGTCGACCTGATCGAGTACGCGCTCAACCGCAATCTCGCAAAGCACTTCGACGATCTGATCGACTGGTCGCAGGGGCGACTCTACGACCTCATCGCTCGGTACCTCCGGAAGTTCGACGTCTGGAACCTGAAGACGATCTTCCGCGGGATCTACACCGACAGTGATCCCGAGGACATCCGGACGGATCTCATCCGTGCCGGCGAACTCGAAGACCGGACTGTCGATCGCCTCCTCGAGGCCGACACGATCGAGGACGCAATCGAAGTGCTCTACGGCACGATGTACTACGAGGCGCTGACCGAGGCCTTCGAGGAATACGAAGAGACCGGCGCGCTCGTCCCCCTCGAGAACGCCCTAGATCGAGAGTTCTACGAGAACTTGCTCGCAGACGTCTCCCGTGGCCCGGGTGACGAGCCACAGGAAGGCCCGATAGCGAACTACATCGAGTTCCTACAGGCCGAGATCGACTTCCGGAACGCCCGGAACGCGTTGCGCCTCGCCCGCAGCGGGGCCGACCTCGATCCCGCAGCCTACTACATCGACGGCGGCGTCCTGTTCGACGAGTCCGACCTCAATCGGCTCGTCGGCGACTACGACGCGCTCGTCGATCACATCGCCGAGAACCGCCACTACGGCGACCGCCTCTCGGAGGCGCTCGATCAGTTGCGCGGTGCTGACAGCCTTATCCAGTTCGAGCACGCACTAGACGCTGCGTTGCTCGAGTACTCGGATACGCTCTCGAGCATCTACCCGACCTCGATTTCGGCCGTGTTGTCGTACATCCTCGCGAAAGAGCGCGAGGTCGAGAACATCCGTGCCATCGCACGGGGCCGTGAGGTCGGACTCGACGAAAACAAGATCGAAGAGGAACTGGTGGTGCTATGA
- a CDS encoding V-type ATP synthase subunit F produces MSQVIAVVGSPEFTTGFRLAGVSRFENVPDDEKDEQLDDAATAALEDEGVGIVVMHDDDLEHLSRNVRQEVETSVEPVVVTIGSGTGGGGLREQIKRAIGIDLMEEDEDS; encoded by the coding sequence ATGAGCCAGGTAATCGCAGTCGTCGGCAGCCCGGAGTTTACGACCGGCTTCCGCCTCGCGGGGGTCAGCCGGTTCGAGAACGTGCCAGACGACGAGAAAGACGAACAGCTAGACGACGCCGCGACAGCCGCTCTCGAAGACGAGGGCGTCGGGATCGTCGTCATGCACGACGACGACCTCGAGCACCTGTCGCGTAACGTTCGCCAGGAGGTCGAGACGAGCGTCGAGCCAGTCGTCGTCACGATCGGGAGCGGCACCGGTGGCGGCGGCCTGCGCGAGCAGATCAAACGCGCGATCGGTATCGACCTGATGGAAGAGGACGAAGACAGCTAA
- a CDS encoding ATP synthase subunit A, whose amino-acid sequence MSQAEDIESVDEDGVIESVSGPVVTATDLDARMNDVVYVGDEGLMGEVIEIEGNLTTIQVYEETSGVGPGEPVQNTGEPLSVDLGPGMLDSIYDGVQRPLDVLEEKMGTAFLDRGVDAPGIDLEKKWDFNPEVEEGDTVEPGDVVGIVEETVTIDHKVMVPPDYEGGEVTSIEAGEFTVEETVVELDSGEEIQMHQEWPVREARPAGEKETPTEPLVTGQRIQDGLFPLAKGGTAAIPGPFGSGKTVTQQQLAKWSDADIVVYIGCGERGNEMTEVIEDFPELPDPQTGNPLMARTCLIANTSNMPVAARESCIYTGITIAEYYRDMGYDVALMADSTSRWAEAMREISSRLEEMPGEEGYPAYLAAALSEFYERAGKFQLINGGEGSISVVGAVSPPGGDFSEPVTQNTLRIVKTFWALDADLAERRHFPAINWNESYSLYKDQLDPWWESNVESDWPEVRQWAVDVLDEEDELQEIVQLVGKDALPEDQQLTLEVARYLREAWLQQNALHDVDTYCEPEKTYRMLQAINTFSDEAFEALEAGVPVEEIQDVDAAPRLNRMGTAEEWNEFIDEIENDLQEQLRALY is encoded by the coding sequence ATGAGCCAGGCAGAAGACATCGAATCCGTCGACGAAGACGGTGTAATCGAAAGCGTGAGCGGTCCCGTCGTGACCGCCACGGACCTCGACGCCCGGATGAACGACGTCGTCTACGTCGGCGACGAAGGACTGATGGGCGAGGTCATCGAGATCGAAGGGAACCTGACCACGATTCAGGTCTACGAGGAAACCTCCGGCGTCGGCCCGGGCGAACCCGTCCAGAACACGGGCGAGCCCCTTTCCGTCGACCTCGGACCCGGCATGCTGGACTCCATCTACGACGGCGTCCAGCGGCCACTCGACGTCCTCGAGGAGAAGATGGGGACCGCGTTCCTCGACCGTGGGGTCGACGCCCCCGGAATCGACCTTGAGAAGAAGTGGGACTTCAACCCCGAAGTCGAGGAAGGCGACACGGTCGAACCCGGCGACGTCGTCGGGATCGTCGAAGAGACCGTTACCATCGACCACAAGGTCATGGTGCCACCGGACTACGAGGGCGGCGAGGTCACGTCGATCGAGGCCGGCGAGTTCACGGTCGAGGAGACCGTCGTCGAACTCGACAGCGGCGAAGAGATCCAGATGCACCAGGAGTGGCCGGTCCGTGAAGCCCGGCCCGCCGGTGAAAAAGAGACGCCGACCGAGCCCCTCGTGACCGGGCAGCGCATTCAGGACGGCCTATTCCCGCTCGCGAAGGGTGGGACGGCGGCGATTCCCGGGCCCTTCGGCTCCGGGAAGACCGTCACCCAGCAGCAACTCGCCAAGTGGTCCGACGCGGACATCGTCGTCTACATCGGCTGTGGCGAGCGTGGCAACGAGATGACCGAGGTCATCGAGGACTTCCCGGAACTGCCGGACCCGCAGACCGGGAACCCGCTGATGGCTCGGACCTGTCTCATCGCCAATACGTCGAATATGCCCGTCGCAGCCCGTGAGTCCTGTATCTACACTGGGATCACGATCGCAGAGTACTACCGTGACATGGGCTACGACGTCGCGCTGATGGCCGACTCCACCTCGCGGTGGGCAGAGGCCATGCGGGAGATCTCGAGCCGACTCGAGGAGATGCCCGGCGAAGAGGGCTACCCCGCATATCTGGCGGCTGCACTTTCCGAGTTCTACGAGCGCGCCGGCAAGTTCCAGCTGATCAACGGCGGCGAAGGCTCGATTTCGGTCGTCGGTGCGGTCTCCCCGCCCGGCGGCGACTTCTCCGAGCCAGTTACCCAGAACACCCTGCGTATCGTCAAGACGTTCTGGGCGCTTGACGCCGACCTCGCAGAGCGTCGGCACTTCCCGGCGATTAACTGGAACGAGTCCTACTCGCTGTACAAGGACCAGCTCGACCCGTGGTGGGAATCGAACGTCGAGAGCGACTGGCCCGAGGTTCGCCAGTGGGCCGTCGACGTGTTAGACGAGGAGGACGAACTTCAAGAGATCGTCCAGCTCGTCGGTAAGGACGCGCTGCCGGAAGACCAGCAGCTGACCCTCGAGGTCGCACGCTACCTGCGTGAGGCGTGGCTCCAGCAGAACGCGCTCCACGACGTCGACACTTACTGCGAACCCGAGAAGACCTACCGGATGCTCCAGGCGATCAACACGTTCAGCGACGAGGCCTTCGAGGCGCTCGAGGCTGGCGTCCCGGTCGAGGAGATCCAGGACGTCGACGCTGCGCCGCGGCTCAACCGGATGGGCACGGCCGAAGAGTGGAACGAGTTCATCGACGAGATCGAGAACGACCTCCAAGAACAACTCCGCGCACTGTACTAA